Part of the Chitinivibrionales bacterium genome, CCCAAGTTGTTGGTTGGCCAGAACCACGGCGAAGAACACACCGAACAGTGTTCCGGCGAACTTCAGTTTGTCATGAAACATCATCTTTGTTCCCACATGGAGCATGGTGCGCAGACGTAGAATGCGCGTCGGACGATGTGTTGCCAAAGCATCGGTTGCGCCCACAAGGTTGGATAATTGTTGGTTTTTCATTTTGCCTCCAGGGAATGACCGGCGCTCAACCGAAGGGATGCTCGTGCTGAGGCAAGATCCGCCTCTGCCTGAATCTGGGTGACTTCAGCGGCGAAAGCATCCCGTTCTGCTTGCACTACGTCAAGCAGCGTGGCCTTGCCGGAGGAATATTTTTCTCGGGCAACGGAGAGCGCCAACTGTGATGCGTCAAGGGAGCTGCGTGCCGCACGGCTCTTTTCGATCTGTGTGCGGACGTGGTGCCAGTCATCAAAGATCGTCTGTCCTGCCGTTTCACGTGCCCGATCATAGCGAACAGATGATGCTTCGGCTACAGCCCGTTGTGCGCGAGATGCCTGAAAGCTGGACACGTCGAGGAGCTTCCAGGAAGCGAGAAACTCAATTGCATAATAAGGGGATTGGCCGAACCCGGTTGCGTCCGTTGCGCGCTCGGTGGCTTGGGCGGAAACAGTCGGGAACAACGCCGATTGTGAAGCGGCTGCAGTGAGTTTTGCCGCGCGCCTGTCGTATGATGCGGCTCTCACCGATGGCAACGAATCGATCCCTGTTATCCATTCTGCGAGAGGCTGCTCGTCACGAAGATCATCCATCGGCAATGCCGTTGAATCTTTGACCGGATCACCTTCGGGAACAAGCCCGGTAAGGGTTTCGAGTGAGCGCTTTAATGTTATGGTCGTATAATCTGCGTCCTGTATTGCTTGTCGATCCCGCTCCACTTCTGCGAGAGCCCGTTTCAGATCCAATTCCGAAGCCAGGCCAGCATTGACACGTGTTTCGATAAAACGAGCGTTGTCCTGGGCCGCTGCAAGTGTACGCCGAGCTGCGCGCCCAACCGCGCTTGCACCAATGATTTGGTAGTAGGTCTGCGCTACCGTCTTCTGAACTTCGAGCATGGTGGCTGCCATGCGGGCTTTCTGTGCTTCACGGTTGGCCCCGGCGGCACCGATGTTGTCCCATGCGGCAACGTCAATGAGGGTGAGAGCGGCAGTAAAGGATGCATCCCGCTGATCGACCGGAGTAATGATGACATTCCGGGTCGGCAGAGTGCCACCAACTGCTGGTGCCCCTGTGGGAATAATTGCTTCGCCAAGATATTGGTTGCGGATATAGTCGGCTTGGGCGGTCACCGACGGAAGAAGACGCGCCCATGCCTGGCTGGTTTCATGCTCCCGCTGCACTGCTGTAGCACGGGCCTCCCTATAGTCGAAGTTGCGCTGCGCCGCATGGTGGAGGAAATCGGCGAGTGGCTGGAGCGCATGTGCCTGAATTGGAAGAAGCAGGCACAACGAAAAGAGATAAATAATTATTCGCTCAA contains:
- a CDS encoding TolC family protein; translated protein: MISQRNKRDVFFGKLIIERIIIYLFSLCLLLPIQAHALQPLADFLHHAAQRNFDYREARATAVQREHETSQAWARLLPSVTAQADYIRNQYLGEAIIPTGAPAVGGTLPTRNVIITPVDQRDASFTAALTLIDVAAWDNIGAAGANREAQKARMAATMLEVQKTVAQTYYQIIGASAVGRAARRTLAAAQDNARFIETRVNAGLASELDLKRALAEVERDRQAIQDADYTTITLKRSLETLTGLVPEGDPVKDSTALPMDDLRDEQPLAEWITGIDSLPSVRAASYDRRAAKLTAAASQSALFPTVSAQATERATDATGFGQSPYYAIEFLASWKLLDVSSFQASRAQRAVAEASSVRYDRARETAGQTIFDDWHHVRTQIEKSRAARSSLDASQLALSVAREKYSSGKATLLDVVQAERDAFAAEVTQIQAEADLASARASLRLSAGHSLEAK